The Variovorax sp. S12S4 genome includes the window TGCGCTGCCCGGCGTGCAACTGATCCGCCGGCGCGGCTGAGCGAGCGGCCTTTCTCTTCCTTTTTTGCTGTTGGTGTTCCCCCGATGAAAAGCGATCTTCAATGGATGCAGGCGCAGGTCGTTGCGCTGCGCGACGTCACGCCCACGGTGCGTGAGTTCGAACTGCGGCCAGAGCCGGGCTTTGCCACCACCTACGAGCCCGGTTCGCACCTGCAGGTGCAGGTGATGACGACGCAGGGCAAGCTGCAGACACGCTCTTACTCGATGGTGGGCGAAGGCGACGGCCAGTGCTGGCGCATTGCCGTGAAGCGGCTCGACGACGGCCGCGGCGGCTCGCTCGCAATGTGGCGCCTGGCCGTGGGCGACCGGTTGCAGGTGAGCGCGCCGCAGAACCATTTTTTGCTCGACACCAGCGCACCGGGCTACCTGCTGGTGGCCGGCGGCATCGGCATTACGCCGCTGGTGCTGATGGCCGAGCGCCTGGGCGAGCATGCGCGGCGCACCGGCGTGCCCGTGAAGATGCTCTATGGCGCGCGCCATGCCGGAGAGTTCGCTTATCTCGATCGGTTGCGCCAAGCGTTGGGCGACGACATTGCGGCACATGAGGGCGCGGCACCCATCGACTTTGCAGC containing:
- a CDS encoding PDR/VanB family oxidoreductase, with amino-acid sequence MKSDLQWMQAQVVALRDVTPTVREFELRPEPGFATTYEPGSHLQVQVMTTQGKLQTRSYSMVGEGDGQCWRIAVKRLDDGRGGSLAMWRLAVGDRLQVSAPQNHFLLDTSAPGYLLVAGGIGITPLVLMAERLGEHARRTGVPVKMLYGARHAGEFAYLDRLRQALGDDIAAHEGAAPIDFAAAIAALPQGGQLYTCGPVPMLEAVKRAWQAAGRAPADLRFETFGSSGRLATQAFTVRIPRHDLAITVPADCTLLEALDAAGVETLWDCKRGECGLCAMDVLAVDGEVDHRDVFLSEHEKQATTRICACVSRAVGTLTLDSSYRPDS